GCAGATGTGTGTATCTTCAGCGCAATGATAGTTCAAAAACAAGATTTACTGGAGCAAATTCGCGAAGCAAAGCAACGTGGTAAATTAGTTGCAGTCGGCGGTCCTTACCCCACCTCAGTCCCTCATGCAGTTCAGGATGTTGGGGCAGATTTCCTGATTTTAGATGAAGGGGAAATTACCCTACCGATGTTTGTAGAGGCAATTAAACGGGGTGAAACCTCTGGTATTTTCCGCGCTACAGAAAAACCCGATGTAACAAACACCCCAGTACCCCGGTTTGATTTGCTAGACTTTAACGCCTATGACATGATGTCGATTCAGTTTTCACGGGGTTGTCCTTTCCAGTGCGAATTTTGCGACATTATTGTTCTCTACGGACGCAAACCGCGCACCAAAACTCCAGCACAATTGTTAGCAGAGTTAAATTACCTCTACGAGTTGGGTTGGCGGCGTAGTATTTTCATGGTGGATGACAACTTTATCGGCAACAAGCGTAATGTCAAGTTGTTGCTCAAAGAGTTAAAAGTTTGGATGGCAGAACACAAGTATCCCTTCCGGTTTGACACCGAAGCGTCTATTGATTTGGCACAAGATGCAGAATTAATGGAGTTAATGGTTGAGTGTGGTTTCGCTGCGGTGTTTTTGGGAATTGAAACACCGGATGAAGAAAGTTTGCAATTAACCAAGAAGTTTCAAAATACCCGCAACTCGCTGGCTGAGTCTGTGCAAAGCATCATAAAAGCAGGCTTGCGCCCAATGGCTGGATTTATTATTGGTTTTGATGGCGAAAAACCAGGCGCAGGCGATCGCATTGTCCGCTTTGCTGAACTTGCAGCAATTCCCTCCACGACCTTCGCTATGTTACAAGCGCTACCCAATACAGCACTTTGGCATCGTCTCACCAAAGAAGGACGACTGCGGGAGAACAAAGATGGTAACATCAACCAAACTACTTTGATGAACTTTATCCCCACCCGTCCCCTAGAAGACATTGCCAGAGAATATATTGAGGCCTTTTGTACTTTATATGACCCGGTACAGTACTTGGATCGCACCTACCGCTGTTTCCTGATGCTGGGTGCGCCGAGTTGGAAAGCTCCGTTCAAGATGCCAGAATGGGTGGTTGTGAAAGCGCTGCTACTTATTATCTGGCGACAAGGCATAAAACGGGAAACGAGGTGGAAATTCTGGCATCACTTATTTAGCATAATCAAGCGGAATCCTAAGGTTGCGGAACAATACCTTGCTACCTGCGCCCACAATGAGCATTTCATGGAGTATCGCCAAATTGTACGGGAGCAAATAGAATCTCAGCTGGCTGAGTATCTGGCGCAAGGTGCAGAAAAACCATATGAAAAGGTCAATGAGACAGTGAGTGCTGTAGCAAGTTGAGTCTGGCTAAATAGCTAATGGCTGTTGGTTTTACCTAAGTGTCTTAATGCTATGACTCTGCTTTTAATAGACAGTAGAGTTTATAGCGCTGACACCTGCACGGCATCGTGTCATATATCTGCTTTAAACCTTAAGCCGAAAATGCAAACGCTTGTCTTCTTCTTACTTGCTGCTTTAGGAGAAATCTCTGGTTGCTACGCCTTTTGGGCTTGGTTGAGACTAGGAAAAAGCATACTTTGGATTTTTCCAGGCATCTTAGCCCTGATTATCTTCGCTTTTTCTCTAACCAAGGTAGATGCTTCAAATGCTGGAAGAGTATACGCTGCCTATGGCGGTATTTACATTTTCTCATCTCTTGTTTGGTTATGGTTGGCTGAAGGTGTCAAGCCGGAGTGGTGGGACTTACTTGGCGTTACAATCTCTCTAATAGGAACGTTTGTGATTTTGTTCGGCTCACATCGGCTGTAAAAGACTGATTTTTAAGGCTGTGGAGAGATGGAGAGAGGAAAAGAAGAATTTTTGACTCATGATTAAAGTTAAAGAAGAATGCAGAACTCAACAATGCTTGTAGTAGAGGATTGAAACCCGCTACTACAAGCATTGTTGACTACCAAATCAAGATTTGGTAGGGGACTTAAACCCTCCTGACTCGTCACCCAGTCCTACAGAACTTAATTCTGAGTTCTGTAATTCTGAATTCTTTGTTGTTCACATTTCTCCACAATCGGTCTGCAATCCATTAAACTTCATTGCAAAATAAGAAGATAAGCAAAACGACATGATAAGTATTGGTAATGTAAATTAATGAATCGAGAAGGATTCAAGGAGAATACAGTGGCAATGGAATCAAATTTCTTAATGGGCGCAAACGCAGTGCGTGAAGATTTCAGTGAATATGTTGCTCATCTACAGCTTCACATGGCTCTGCAAGCTCGCAATCTGGTTCCAACCCTGAAACAGTCTTTGGAAGACAGCCGGGAGCAATTACTTCATCAAACCCAAGCTCATTTTGAAAAGCAAGCGTCTCGTAGAGCTATTTAGCTGACACAACAAATATTAAATAAAATACAATAAAAGCAGATTTTGTCAGGACAAGGCTAATGCTGTTCTCAGAAAATCTGCTTTTTAACATCAAAATTTACGAAAATCACCCTTTTGGATCAATGGAAACTAGCTCAAAGCCGTTAATATGATGGCAGCAGTTCCTTTGACCCAGTCACTATAGGCTGAATGGCGGCTCGAATGAAAATGGCCTCTTTACTTCCCCGCAATCTTAGCGTTGTCATCCGACCAGTCCAACACCGGGACTTGGACGGAATTGAACGCCTAACTCAAGAGTCATTCGCAGCCCAAACCCCTAATGGAGCCTGTGATGCTATGCGGCAAATGCAATGGTTACGCAGTTGGTATGGGTTACTCAAGTTTTTGAATTGGTTTCCTAACCCGCTACAGTATCGTTTTTGCGCGTACGTAGCAGAACAAGGGCGTATGCTTCTGGGGATGATCCAAGTATCGCCATTTAACCGTACGCACAGCACCTGGCGTGTTGATCGCGTAATGCTAGAGCGTGCCGCTGATAAGCAAGCAATAGGCTCGCAACTTTTGCGCTATTGCTTTGAGTCGATTTTAGAGGCTCGTACTTGGATTTTAGAAGTTAATGTCAATGACAAAGACGCATTAGCGCTTTATCGCAAAAATGGATTTCAGCGTCTAGCAGAAATGACATACTGGGAAATAGAACCAGAGTTGCTTCAAGAATTGGCGCAATCAGAGCCTGACTTGGCGAATCTACTGCCTGTGAGTAATGCCGACGCTCAACTGCTCTATCAACTAGATACCTCATCAATGCCACCTTTAGTAAGGCAGGTGTTTGACCGCAACGCTGATGACTTTAAAACAAGCCTGTTCGGCGCTTTAACAGAAGCATTTAAGCAGTGGGTGACGAAAACAGAAGTCGTGAGTGGTTACGTTTTTGAACCCCAGCGCAAAGCAGCAATTGGCTATTTTCAAGTGCGACTTGAGCGCAAAGGTCAACAGCCTCATGTGGGAACGTTGACAGTTAACCCAGCATACACCTGGCTGTATCCAGAGTTGCTGTCTCAACTGGCGCGGATAGCACAGGATTTTCCTCCACAAGCTCTACAACTGACATCGGCGGACTATCACCCAGAAAGAGAAGAGTATTTGGAGCGAATTGGCGCAAGTCGCAGAGAACACACCCTCATGATGTCTCGCTCAGTGTGGCACAAACTTCGGGAGTCAAAATTTGTCTCCCTAGAAGGGATTCAATTACCAGAGATGTTGCAAGGTTTACAACCTGCACGCAAACCCATACCTGGTGGTATGTCATGGGCACAACAAGGACAGCATCTGTCTTCAGATAGAGGAGCACAACCCAATACAACTAAAGAAACTGTTGCATTTTCGTACAACAGTAGCGTGGAAGCATCTAGCCAGCCAGAGTCAGCAGATGCACAGCAGGAGTAATTTACAGTGGCTCTTGAAGAAACACAAGCAGACAAGCAGACAAGCAGACAAACAGACAACGGGTTAGGAGGACAATATCCCCCCTTGTCCACCCCTGAGATCATCCCCCCCTCCGGTGCATCTGTTAATGACAAAAAGCAACCGAGGGAGTTTATCTCAGCTTTGGGATTAGATGTAGGTCGCAAGCGTGTTGGTGTTGCAGGATGCGATCGCACTGGTTTGATTGCTAGTGGTATTACTACTGTAGAGCGCGCATCGTTTGAGCGGGATGTGGAGCAAATACGACAACTCGTCAATGAGCGGCAAGTGCAAGTCCTAGTCGTTGGGTTACCTTATTCTATGGATGGGTCATTAGGGTTTCAGGCGCGTCAAGTGCAGAAGTTTACCACCAGACTTGCCAAAGCTCTGAAACTGCCTGTGGAATATGTTGATGAGCGATTAACTTCATATCAAGCAGAGCAAATGCTCATAGCAGAAAAGCGATCGCCATCTCGTCATAAAGAATTAATTGACCGTAAAGCAGCATCGCTCATCTTACAACAATGGCTGGATGTAAGGCGAGCTACCTCTAAAAGCAGATTGACTTCTGCGGATTAATAATGCAACCTTTTAAGATGATATTCTGAAATTTATTAGCCAGCCTTACTTCTATTTGATTGATCATATCTATCAGAAGAAGTTATTAAGACATTCTTATAGTTGCTGGTAGTTATTAAGTCTATATCTCGGCTATGTTACCCTCACAATTTCCTGAAGAAAATGACCAGGCTCATGCTGGTTCTATCACTTTAAACGACGACAAAGACAGAACCCTTGATTGTTACATTGAGCATTCACTCACCGTCGATGATCAAGAGTACGTTTTACTTCTTCCAGTTGACTCACCAATAGAAATTTTTGCTTGGCAAGGTGATGGCGACGACGAAGAAGCCATTTTAGTAGAAGATGAAGCGACGATTGACCAAATTTTTGGCATTGCCCAAGCTGTTCTCTCCGAGCAAAATCTGATTTTGAAAAACACCGCTTATGCTCTGACTGTTGCGGGTGAGTTACCACCAGTGGAGGAGTCAGAACTCTTTACTTTAGAAATTGAAGATGAAGGGACAGATTTAGAACCAGAGCAATTACAGCTCCTATCGAGCTTCTACCACGAAGAACAGGAATACGCCATTTACACTCCCCTCGATCCACTGCTGTTTTTTGCCAGAATATCTAAAACTGGTAAACCAGAATTACTCTCCCCAGAGGAGTTTCGTCAAGTGCAACCCTTGTTGGAAGAACATTTGTTCAATGAGGTTGAATAAGATGATGAATTAAAAATTAAAAATTAAAAAAATTAGGAATTTTAATTTTTAATCGGGAATTTTTAATGATCATCTTAATTTAAGATGATCATTTGCCAAAAAATCTGGAAATAGTCATAAATATAGGGTCTGCTATCACTGACCCTTTTCTTTTATACTTGGTCAGGTTGCTCATGGTGCGATACGGTGCAGTTAAGAGTTGTTGCAAAAAATTGCACCTCTTGTCCAGACGTGTTTTAACACATTTGAACACACTAGAGATTCACACTAATAACCTTAACTGAACGGTATTGGGACATGGTGCAGTTGAGCAAATGCAACAATTCAAGCAGTAAAAGTACGTGCATCTCAGTAAAATGGCTACAAATTCAAATACCTCCAGAAACAGGAGCGCAGCAAATTGGTCATTATTAGCAAAAAGCTGACAGAATTGCCTCGCAGTTGGAGTGGAATGTGTAGTTGCTTTACTTAAGTTGCAAAGACCCCAAAGATAGTTTTAAAGTAGGGATATACAAACTTTCACTCAGCCAGCCTTTATCGGCGATGCTCCCAAAGGCAGCCGCCCAAAGGGCGATGGCGTGTTCGTGCAATCCTGTCTCGTGTCTCCTATGTCCTTGTGACGTAAAAACGAAAAGCCACTGCCCTTACAAGCAATCGCCCTGAAAATTTGGCAGGAAACTTACTACTTGTATTTGGTGGCACGGTACGATGGTACTCATGTGTTCAGTCATTCTTTAGAAGACCACGAAGCAGCGGTTGCCAAAATCGAAAAACAGCGACAATAGTCATTAGTCGATTGCTGTTGACTTTTGACTCATGTACAGACGCACTATGAAGCGTCTGCATAACTCTTGAACGCCAGTCGCCGTGAGAGCGGGAAACCCTCCTGCATAGCGCTGTCTCCTCTTGACTCTTAACTTATGCGTTGGAACAATTTCTTACAGCCTGACTTG
The sequence above is a segment of the Mastigocladopsis repens PCC 10914 genome. Coding sequences within it:
- a CDS encoding GNAT family N-acetyltransferase; protein product: MAARMKMASLLPRNLSVVIRPVQHRDLDGIERLTQESFAAQTPNGACDAMRQMQWLRSWYGLLKFLNWFPNPLQYRFCAYVAEQGRMLLGMIQVSPFNRTHSTWRVDRVMLERAADKQAIGSQLLRYCFESILEARTWILEVNVNDKDALALYRKNGFQRLAEMTYWEIEPELLQELAQSEPDLANLLPVSNADAQLLYQLDTSSMPPLVRQVFDRNADDFKTSLFGALTEAFKQWVTKTEVVSGYVFEPQRKAAIGYFQVRLERKGQQPHVGTLTVNPAYTWLYPELLSQLARIAQDFPPQALQLTSADYHPEREEYLERIGASRREHTLMMSRSVWHKLRESKFVSLEGIQLPEMLQGLQPARKPIPGGMSWAQQGQHLSSDRGAQPNTTKETVAFSYNSSVEASSQPESADAQQE
- a CDS encoding B12-binding domain-containing radical SAM protein, producing MRILLVYPIFPKTFWSYEKILELVNRKVLLPPLGLVTVAAILPQEWEFKLVDRNIRPVTEEEWAWADVCIFSAMIVQKQDLLEQIREAKQRGKLVAVGGPYPTSVPHAVQDVGADFLILDEGEITLPMFVEAIKRGETSGIFRATEKPDVTNTPVPRFDLLDFNAYDMMSIQFSRGCPFQCEFCDIIVLYGRKPRTKTPAQLLAELNYLYELGWRRSIFMVDDNFIGNKRNVKLLLKELKVWMAEHKYPFRFDTEASIDLAQDAELMELMVECGFAAVFLGIETPDEESLQLTKKFQNTRNSLAESVQSIIKAGLRPMAGFIIGFDGEKPGAGDRIVRFAELAAIPSTTFAMLQALPNTALWHRLTKEGRLRENKDGNINQTTLMNFIPTRPLEDIAREYIEAFCTLYDPVQYLDRTYRCFLMLGAPSWKAPFKMPEWVVVKALLLIIWRQGIKRETRWKFWHHLFSIIKRNPKVAEQYLATCAHNEHFMEYRQIVREQIESQLAEYLAQGAEKPYEKVNETVSAVAS
- the ruvX gene encoding Holliday junction resolvase RuvX; this translates as MPPSGASVNDKKQPREFISALGLDVGRKRVGVAGCDRTGLIASGITTVERASFERDVEQIRQLVNERQVQVLVVGLPYSMDGSLGFQARQVQKFTTRLAKALKLPVEYVDERLTSYQAEQMLIAEKRSPSRHKELIDRKAASLILQQWLDVRRATSKSRLTSAD
- a CDS encoding DUF3727 domain-containing protein, whose amino-acid sequence is MLPSQFPEENDQAHAGSITLNDDKDRTLDCYIEHSLTVDDQEYVLLLPVDSPIEIFAWQGDGDDEEAILVEDEATIDQIFGIAQAVLSEQNLILKNTAYALTVAGELPPVEESELFTLEIEDEGTDLEPEQLQLLSSFYHEEQEYAIYTPLDPLLFFARISKTGKPELLSPEEFRQVQPLLEEHLFNEVE
- a CDS encoding endolytic transglycosylase MltG produces the protein MARYDGTHVFSHSLEDHEAAVAKIEKQRQ
- a CDS encoding YnfA family protein, whose translation is MQTLVFFLLAALGEISGCYAFWAWLRLGKSILWIFPGILALIIFAFSLTKVDASNAGRVYAAYGGIYIFSSLVWLWLAEGVKPEWWDLLGVTISLIGTFVILFGSHRL